A single window of Granulicella mallensis MP5ACTX8 DNA harbors:
- a CDS encoding chemotaxis protein CheB, translating into MPSSPVQRPPPKKTSLEIPVVAIGASAGGLEALTAILRALPTDIAMAFMLIQHLDPKRHSILPELLSRATRIPVLEAVDAMKVESNHVYVMPSNVDISITDGHFGLAPRAADHKQHLPIDIFMRSLAEVRKSKAIGVILSGTGSDGTAGIKAIRAEGGVTFAQSTETAKFDGMPRSAIESGCIDYVLSPEKIAAELAHLSSHPQVRQRPKVAREEPKSDSDVFDSILNLVSISQGSDFTKYKPNTIHRRIQQRMAALRILSLSAYLTYLREHPEEVAKLSHHVLIPVTEFFRNPETFEDLAKTVFPAMIEEKAGEALRLWVVACSTGEEVYSLAITLLEFLGTRAEGMRIQIFGTDINEKGIAKARSGIYSESAMKNVSAERTANFFTKVAGGYRANKVIRDLCVFARQDVTKDPPFSSLDLISCRNFLIYVEPELQERIISTLHYALNPSGFLLLGNAESAASYPQMFTPLNKKSKIYSKKVGDHRQQRTFKTSRAPLQAIDSPIEKALPISRASQNEQELQQLADRMVLRECAPPGVIVNDALEILQFRGRTSPYLEPASGRANLNILNMVREELAIALRTAIASARKKAAPIKKKNVAFEHNGKKRVVHLSVVPMDELVSGVGRCYLILFEDVASLIDPNGKADRPLPLQPGDLSRRTLLDQKRELQATRTLLKEHTRAQEALREDYQSANEEMLSANEELQSTNEELETSKEELQATNEELNTVNDELNSNNAALHLLGNDLKNLLESTVIPIVMVDGNLCIRRMTPTAEAVFKVLPSDIGRPITDINPDLNIDLKPLLTTVLRDVVSLEREVQDQQGHWYRLQVRPYETLDNRSDGAVLVLMDIDVIKKRNQELVLASEFTKSIIETMPEPVLVLNANLHVLMANYSFYKAFEVTPEATLNRFVYGLGNGQWNKPDLRTLLEEVLPHDRDFLNHEVIYDFPGIGWKSFMLSGRYMVQEPEAAPLILLSLTDMTKRKKIEAALVQAEKLTIASRLAATIAHEINNPLEAITNLLYLASTGDDAAAAKTYAAQALEEVGRVSHITQQTLKFYRQSTAPSSVQVSEILDSLLVLYHGKLLANNITVHRQYREGPSILCLAGDLRQIFANLLSNAVDAMRFGGSLTMRVSSSYDWRNQERRGIRATISDSGTGMTPKTLRKIYEPFFTTKNETGTGLGMWVSAQLVDRLQGDLRVSSTMRRGRSGTTFSLFLPLELSA; encoded by the coding sequence ATGCCCTCTTCTCCCGTACAGAGACCGCCCCCGAAGAAGACATCCCTGGAGATTCCAGTCGTAGCTATTGGGGCTTCGGCAGGCGGGCTGGAGGCTCTTACGGCGATTCTGCGGGCTCTTCCCACAGACATCGCCATGGCGTTCATGCTGATTCAGCACCTCGACCCTAAACGCCACAGCATTCTGCCCGAACTGCTTTCAAGAGCGACCAGAATTCCCGTGTTGGAAGCCGTCGATGCGATGAAGGTCGAGTCGAACCACGTCTACGTTATGCCAAGTAACGTGGATATCTCGATTACAGATGGCCACTTCGGGCTGGCTCCGCGCGCCGCTGACCACAAGCAGCATTTGCCCATCGACATCTTCATGCGTTCTCTGGCAGAGGTTCGCAAGAGCAAGGCGATTGGCGTCATTCTCTCGGGTACAGGATCGGACGGCACTGCGGGGATTAAAGCGATTCGCGCTGAAGGAGGGGTAACCTTCGCGCAGAGTACAGAGACCGCCAAGTTCGATGGCATGCCTCGGAGTGCGATTGAGTCCGGATGCATCGATTACGTTCTATCGCCCGAAAAGATTGCGGCGGAGCTGGCCCACCTGAGCAGCCATCCTCAGGTGCGGCAGAGGCCGAAGGTTGCGCGTGAAGAGCCAAAGTCCGATAGCGACGTATTCGATTCAATCCTGAACCTGGTTAGTATTTCGCAAGGCTCCGACTTCACAAAATACAAGCCCAACACGATTCATCGGCGAATTCAACAACGCATGGCGGCTCTGCGGATTCTCTCTCTCTCTGCTTACCTCACCTATCTAAGAGAGCATCCGGAAGAGGTGGCAAAACTCTCTCATCATGTCCTGATTCCTGTGACCGAGTTTTTCCGCAATCCGGAGACCTTTGAAGATCTCGCGAAGACAGTATTCCCAGCGATGATTGAAGAGAAGGCCGGAGAAGCGCTTCGGTTATGGGTGGTCGCCTGCTCCACCGGAGAGGAAGTTTATTCGCTGGCGATTACGTTGCTGGAGTTTCTAGGGACGAGAGCCGAGGGGATGCGCATCCAGATCTTTGGCACGGATATTAATGAGAAGGGGATCGCGAAGGCGCGCTCCGGCATTTACTCCGAAAGCGCGATGAAGAACGTCTCAGCAGAGCGCACTGCAAATTTCTTCACGAAGGTGGCGGGCGGATACCGGGCCAACAAAGTCATCCGTGATCTGTGTGTCTTTGCACGCCAGGACGTCACCAAAGACCCACCCTTTTCGAGCCTGGATCTTATCTCCTGCCGCAATTTCCTGATTTATGTCGAGCCGGAGTTGCAGGAGAGGATTATCTCGACACTGCACTACGCTTTAAATCCATCCGGCTTTTTATTGCTGGGCAATGCCGAGAGCGCAGCTTCTTATCCGCAGATGTTTACGCCATTGAATAAGAAGAGCAAGATCTATTCGAAAAAAGTCGGCGATCATCGTCAGCAGCGTACGTTCAAGACAAGTCGGGCTCCCTTGCAGGCGATTGACTCCCCCATAGAGAAAGCGCTGCCCATCAGCCGTGCCAGTCAGAATGAGCAGGAGTTGCAGCAACTCGCAGATCGAATGGTGCTGAGGGAGTGTGCGCCGCCGGGCGTGATCGTGAATGACGCGCTTGAAATTCTTCAGTTTCGCGGGCGAACCAGCCCTTATCTGGAGCCCGCATCCGGACGCGCGAATCTCAATATTCTGAATATGGTTCGCGAGGAGTTAGCGATTGCTCTGCGTACCGCCATCGCTTCGGCCAGAAAAAAGGCCGCTCCGATCAAAAAGAAGAACGTCGCCTTTGAACATAACGGTAAAAAGCGTGTCGTGCATTTGTCCGTAGTTCCCATGGACGAGCTCGTTTCAGGAGTGGGCAGATGCTATCTCATCCTCTTTGAGGATGTAGCTTCTCTGATTGATCCGAATGGCAAGGCGGACCGGCCATTACCTCTGCAACCAGGCGATCTTTCCCGGAGAACACTTCTTGATCAGAAGCGTGAGTTGCAGGCGACACGCACTCTGCTCAAAGAGCACACACGCGCGCAGGAAGCGCTTCGCGAAGACTATCAGTCTGCGAACGAGGAGATGCTCTCCGCAAACGAGGAGCTGCAAAGTACCAACGAAGAGCTCGAGACTTCTAAGGAAGAACTGCAGGCTACGAACGAAGAACTCAACACCGTCAACGATGAGTTGAACAGCAATAACGCAGCTCTGCATCTATTGGGGAACGACCTGAAGAACCTGCTCGAAAGCACGGTCATCCCCATCGTGATGGTGGATGGCAACCTCTGTATCCGTCGCATGACCCCAACGGCAGAGGCTGTCTTTAAAGTGCTTCCGTCCGACATTGGACGACCTATCACCGATATCAATCCGGATCTCAATATTGATTTGAAGCCTTTGCTTACCACTGTCCTTCGGGACGTCGTGAGCCTTGAACGAGAGGTACAGGACCAGCAGGGGCATTGGTATCGATTGCAGGTAAGGCCCTATGAGACGCTGGATAATCGCAGCGATGGTGCGGTCCTGGTTCTTATGGATATCGATGTCATCAAGAAGCGCAATCAGGAACTGGTGCTTGCGAGCGAGTTCACCAAGTCCATTATTGAGACCATGCCGGAACCTGTGCTGGTGTTGAACGCGAACTTGCATGTGCTGATGGCGAACTACTCCTTCTATAAGGCCTTTGAAGTAACACCAGAGGCAACATTGAACCGGTTCGTGTATGGCCTTGGGAACGGGCAGTGGAATAAACCCGACCTGCGAACCCTGCTGGAAGAGGTTCTGCCGCACGACAGGGATTTCCTGAATCATGAAGTGATCTATGATTTTCCCGGCATCGGCTGGAAGTCTTTCATGCTGAGCGGACGCTATATGGTGCAGGAGCCGGAGGCTGCGCCCCTGATTCTCCTGTCGCTTACCGACATGACCAAGCGCAAGAAGATTGAAGCAGCGCTTGTCCAGGCGGAGAAGCTCACCATTGCGAGCCGCCTTGCCGCGACCATTGCGCATGAGATCAATAATCCGCTGGAAGCGATTACGAATCTTCTTTATCTCGCCTCAACCGGCGACGACGCCGCCGCGGCAAAGACCTATGCTGCCCAGGCGCTTGAAGAGGTAGGACGCGTGTCGCACATCACGCAGCAGACGCTCAAGTTCTATCGGCAATCAACTGCTCCATCCTCTGTGCAGGTCTCGGAGATTCTTGATTCACTGCTGGTGCTGTATCACGGAAAACTTCTGGCGAATAACATCACGGTCCATCGCCAATACAGAGAGGGTCCCTCGATCCTTTGCCTGGCGGGAGATCTTCGTCAGATCTTTGCGAACCTTCTCTCAAACGCGGTCGACGCGATGAGGTTTGGAGGTTCGCTTACGATGCGGGTGAGCAGCTCCTACGACTGGCGCAATCAAGAGCGCCGTGGCATACGGGCTACCATCTCTGACTCCGGTACGGGAATGACTCCCAAGACGCTCAGGAAGATCTATGAGCCGTTCTTTACGACTAAAAATGAGACCGGCACGGGGCTTGGAATGTGGGTTTCTGCTCAACTCGTCGATCGCTTGCAAGGCGATCTAAGGGTGTCCAGCACGATGCGCCGGGGTAGGAGTGGGACGACCTTTTCTTTGTTCCTGCCGCTTGAGCTATCGGCGTAG
- a CDS encoding helix-turn-helix transcriptional regulator, producing MAKLDPMLTPREAARLLGISYPTIKQWILAGKLKTNPTPGGHHRISESALKPFIAKDKTKPSAESRERYRRVSGRNQISGKVVSIRIEGLLAEVIIGTGDTHLTAIITASAVRELGLKKGDAAAALIKSTDVMIERL from the coding sequence ATGGCAAAACTCGATCCCATGTTGACTCCCCGCGAAGCAGCTCGACTGCTGGGCATTAGCTATCCCACCATCAAGCAATGGATTCTGGCGGGTAAGCTGAAGACCAACCCGACTCCAGGCGGCCATCATCGCATCTCTGAATCAGCGCTGAAGCCTTTTATAGCCAAAGACAAGACGAAGCCCTCTGCGGAATCGCGAGAGCGCTACCGTCGCGTAAGCGGCAGAAATCAGATCTCCGGAAAAGTAGTCAGCATCCGCATCGAGGGTCTTCTTGCAGAAGTCATCATCGGCACCGGGGACACCCATCTCACCGCGATCATTACGGCAAGCGCCGTTCGAGAGCTTGGGCTGAAAAAGGGTGATGCAGCAGCAGCGCTCATCAAATCCACCGACGTCATGATTGAACGGCTATAG
- a CDS encoding TonB-dependent receptor, with translation MYRHSVLPLPFCKSIRFHLSSLALFLLLVSLPALAQSVQVSGTIKDPDQSVVGNAVVSLENLQTTRTFQATTNESGQYIFLSVPQGTYRLEAHKPGFAAIVLPSLAISAGQNLTRDLSFALAGTSASVTVNAGQTGTAAEGYYVDHVNQGVLGNAPIVNQPYTITVLPADQIVNTQVKSFRDAMKYLPLVSFTEQQGSEILRPATRGVQGSIAQNTRMDGMAIAITGGNAMEQYQSLQVENGLGASMYGPANPSGMFDFVLKRPTEERFTNVYLEQDSSSIGTIYADTGGRLGPHKIFGYRSNLLFGDGTAFVDQSRLRRRLAEFAFDLRPTDRTVIDAHYSAYDIIQRGYPGWFTYGPDKSDKTDTPPRTLLLPAAPDPTRVGYGQAYAGVNLTTQSTSVRLLHDFSPNWHAMAGGLAQRLDRFIDTPVNNLTDNTGDYSTSLATGFAPRFGVESDLGYITGVIQKWGIKQDVVAGSEGYRFNQYAYTSPAAASVLLGTANIANPKIFAPPVVGLPQNKGLYQSSVVHQQGFNLGDLVSFRNRFLVRLAASQDWIGVDNNSANARTSGSNKQGISPSASVMYKPTNWSTAYATYASSLQQGDIAPGGATLVNANQALAPYRSKEWELGFKTDAHPIAFTTALFRLERPFADTIPFNNSPTQTIFAIVGQQVNYGAEISGQGTLFHSLLLDGGFTALNARLNNTNVASTEGKRFVGIPDYKSNLLAEYRVPGVANLNITGDWQFVGQRPQDDQNLHTTVGYNTFDFGFRYSHALFTKVATLRFTCDNITDTRYYSTIAAGDITGTNASSNTAHLGAPRTISTSLQFAF, from the coding sequence ATGTATCGCCACTCCGTTCTTCCCCTGCCCTTTTGCAAGAGCATTCGCTTCCATCTTTCGTCCTTGGCCTTGTTTTTGCTGCTGGTATCCTTGCCGGCTTTGGCCCAGTCAGTTCAAGTGAGCGGTACGATCAAGGACCCTGACCAATCGGTGGTGGGCAACGCTGTTGTGTCCCTGGAAAACCTGCAGACGACCCGCACTTTCCAGGCGACTACCAATGAGTCAGGGCAATATATCTTCCTCTCCGTGCCCCAGGGAACTTACAGGCTTGAGGCGCATAAGCCGGGGTTTGCGGCGATTGTTCTTCCTTCCCTGGCGATCTCTGCCGGACAGAATCTTACGCGGGATCTTTCATTTGCTTTAGCTGGAACAAGCGCGTCCGTTACCGTCAATGCGGGACAGACGGGCACGGCGGCAGAGGGTTATTATGTGGACCACGTCAACCAGGGCGTCCTGGGCAATGCCCCCATTGTGAACCAGCCCTATACGATCACGGTGCTTCCAGCCGACCAGATCGTCAATACCCAGGTGAAGAGCTTCCGCGATGCGATGAAGTATCTTCCGCTGGTCTCGTTCACAGAGCAGCAGGGCTCGGAGATCCTTCGTCCGGCGACGCGCGGTGTTCAAGGCAGCATTGCGCAGAACACTCGCATGGATGGCATGGCTATTGCCATCACCGGCGGCAACGCGATGGAGCAGTACCAGAGCCTGCAGGTGGAGAACGGCCTCGGCGCCTCCATGTACGGCCCGGCGAATCCTTCCGGCATGTTCGATTTCGTGCTCAAGCGCCCCACCGAGGAACGCTTCACCAATGTCTATCTTGAGCAGGACAGCAGCTCCATCGGCACGATCTACGCCGACACAGGCGGAAGGCTGGGACCGCACAAGATTTTCGGCTATCGCAGCAATCTGCTCTTCGGCGATGGAACGGCCTTCGTGGACCAGAGCCGTCTTCGCCGCCGATTGGCGGAGTTCGCTTTCGATCTCCGGCCTACCGATCGGACCGTGATCGACGCCCACTATAGTGCGTACGACATTATTCAGCGTGGTTATCCGGGCTGGTTTACGTATGGCCCGGACAAGAGCGACAAGACCGATACTCCGCCGCGTACGTTGCTGTTACCCGCCGCACCTGACCCCACGCGTGTGGGTTATGGACAGGCCTATGCCGGTGTGAACCTGACCACGCAGAGCACCAGCGTCCGCCTTCTCCACGACTTCTCTCCGAACTGGCATGCCATGGCCGGTGGACTGGCACAGCGGCTTGATCGCTTCATCGATACGCCGGTCAACAATCTGACGGATAACACCGGGGACTACAGCACCTCTCTGGCTACTGGATTTGCACCGCGCTTCGGTGTGGAGAGCGATCTCGGCTACATTACCGGAGTGATTCAGAAGTGGGGCATCAAACAGGACGTTGTTGCCGGCAGCGAAGGTTACCGGTTTAACCAGTACGCTTACACCTCACCAGCGGCTGCCAGCGTTCTTCTCGGTACGGCGAACATCGCGAATCCAAAGATCTTTGCTCCACCTGTCGTGGGCCTTCCTCAGAATAAGGGGCTGTATCAGTCCTCCGTGGTGCATCAGCAAGGCTTCAATCTCGGCGATCTGGTTTCGTTCCGCAATCGCTTTCTCGTGCGTCTCGCTGCCAGCCAGGACTGGATCGGTGTGGATAACAACTCGGCAAATGCGCGTACGAGTGGTTCGAACAAGCAGGGAATCAGCCCTTCGGCCAGCGTGATGTATAAGCCGACGAACTGGTCGACCGCCTATGCCACGTACGCGAGCAGCCTGCAGCAGGGAGACATTGCTCCCGGCGGCGCAACTCTCGTGAATGCGAACCAGGCGCTCGCTCCCTATCGCAGCAAGGAGTGGGAGCTGGGCTTCAAGACGGATGCGCATCCGATCGCGTTTACGACCGCGTTGTTCCGGTTGGAGCGGCCTTTTGCGGATACCATCCCATTCAATAACAGCCCTACCCAAACGATCTTTGCGATCGTCGGCCAGCAGGTCAACTATGGCGCCGAGATCTCCGGTCAGGGCACGCTCTTCCATAGCCTGCTGCTGGATGGCGGCTTCACCGCACTCAATGCGCGGTTGAACAATACCAACGTAGCTTCGACCGAGGGTAAGCGCTTTGTCGGTATTCCCGACTATAAGTCGAACCTGTTGGCGGAGTATCGTGTGCCGGGCGTCGCGAACCTGAATATTACAGGCGATTGGCAGTTTGTAGGCCAGCGTCCGCAGGACGATCAGAACCTGCACACTACGGTTGGCTACAACACGTTTGATTTCGGCTTCCGCTATTCGCACGCGCTCTTCACGAAGGTGGCAACGCTGCGATTCACCTGCGACAACATTACCGACACTCGTTACTACTCGACGATTGCTGCCGGCGATATCACCGGAACCAATGCGAGCAGCAATACCGCTCACCTGGGCGCGCCGCGAACGATCTCGACGTCCTTGCAGTTCGCGTTCTAG
- a CDS encoding extracellular solute-binding protein, which yields MQRQRNSFSRRELLIGGSALVAGAIAAGIPARLLAEELTVLDVASAGSIRPILEDPIKASIATALKLDLHSHAQGADAVAQSIVDGSLHADVFIPITPGPMYTVMRAGKADVAQPIARTEMVLVYSPKSRFASRFDAAAKGQVNWWEILQEPGLRFARGNPAGDPGGRNIIFTMMLAAKKYKQPNLVEKVLGPTLNPEQILTGGNNQARLQSGELDASSSYKIGPGESHLPYITLPSDINLSGQNVHEEHPNVRLSLNGKTFYPEPLVYYAAILKNAANPKGAAAFTAWLKGNEAQALFRQSQYDPPGSATALHA from the coding sequence ATGCAACGCCAGAGAAACAGCTTTAGCAGGAGAGAGCTTTTGATAGGCGGCAGTGCTCTTGTCGCCGGAGCCATCGCCGCTGGAATTCCTGCTCGCCTGCTGGCTGAAGAGTTGACGGTGCTCGACGTTGCCTCTGCTGGTTCCATTCGCCCCATTCTGGAAGACCCCATCAAGGCGTCAATAGCAACAGCCTTGAAGCTGGACCTGCACAGTCACGCCCAGGGAGCCGATGCCGTAGCGCAGTCGATTGTGGATGGCAGCCTGCACGCCGACGTATTCATCCCCATCACTCCTGGCCCGATGTACACGGTCATGCGCGCCGGCAAGGCCGACGTTGCACAACCAATAGCCCGCACGGAGATGGTCCTCGTCTACAGTCCGAAGAGCCGCTTCGCATCCCGATTCGACGCAGCCGCCAAAGGCCAGGTGAACTGGTGGGAGATTTTGCAGGAACCAGGCCTGCGCTTCGCGCGCGGCAATCCTGCCGGCGATCCGGGCGGACGCAACATCATCTTCACGATGATGTTGGCCGCAAAGAAATACAAACAGCCGAACTTGGTGGAGAAAGTTCTCGGTCCGACCCTTAATCCCGAACAGATCCTTACGGGAGGAAACAATCAGGCACGCCTGCAAAGCGGCGAGTTAGACGCCAGTTCCTCTTACAAAATCGGGCCCGGCGAGTCTCACCTGCCCTATATCACCCTGCCCAGCGACATCAACCTGAGCGGCCAGAACGTCCACGAGGAGCATCCGAATGTACGCCTGTCCCTCAACGGCAAGACCTTCTATCCAGAACCGCTGGTTTACTACGCTGCGATTCTAAAGAACGCCGCCAACCCAAAGGGCGCTGCAGCATTTACAGCCTGGCTCAAAGGAAACGAGGCTCAGGCCTTGTTCCGGCAGAGCCAATACGATCCACCGGGAAGCGCGACCGCACTCCACGCATAA
- a CDS encoding TonB-dependent receptor domain-containing protein, whose protein sequence is MTEKNSQKGSARARYYSLLLIFLLALTFTGQRAMAQVDQGAITGVVQDGTGAIVPAAKVVVRNIDTGLVLEGTSNGSGVYVFSPLKIGNYTVSATAKGFQTTMQENIHLDAQQRLNIVIALQPGVVSETVTVTTAPPLLETQTSEVAQVISSETINNTPLNGRNFVYIAQLTAGVAPPFGNTRGAGTGDFVANGQRTSQNNFILDGVDNNTNLVDFLNGSSYVVRPPPDALSEFSLQTSNFSAEFGHSAGAVLSASIKSGTNQIHGSLWEYIRNTDLDATNWNALTTPPYHQNQFGATLGLPIWKDKLFYFGDTEANRIAYSNPGTYSVPTALERQGNFTELLDANLNGQSVQLYQPNSGGGAANKLSCNGQNNVLCPGQIDAVAQNILNLYPAANANGGKTFNNYTVNTPTHNNTYQWDQRLDWNISARDQAYARYSYVHQITVNGLPLGNPLDGSGYGGENDVNLAQNFVGSETHFFTPTLTNEFRFSFNAGRFSFLQPNANVDLAPTLGLGGVPFTPNEGGLPLGSVTGISNWGSQGTSNESQNVYQILDNVSKTLGNHSLKAGVSFQAIRFFYRYAPSNLGNYYFTGLYTSDPAVSAVTGSGVADFLADQINTSAISSAPNVNDALWYNSAYFQDDWKLTPRLTLNLGLRYDYYQPYKENSGSQENFIPDESSLGVGTGSGTLILPKKIQNSVSLGSVFPGILAKDHIGIQYVDNERLATGQKTNFAPRVGVAYQVDPQTVLRAGFGIFYGGLESNGGNNLGDNFPFRGQININPKSCTLGNCPSNGTTLETGLSAYLGNGILDAVNTPGFHAVDSQIKTPYTMNYNVSFQQQLSTNIATTISYVGNVSRHLGTYIDPNTVRALYPAGTSTQQLQPFPDLGGVGTIHYGGVSTYNSLQLKAEKRASHGLSFLATYTWAHSLDDTGSAGGLSTGIGDRQRAIIPIIEEYTNSVYDVRNRFTLNGNYVLPFGRGQAFLNRSGLLDRVVGGWSSSLTFAAQSGTPFTVSASNSGPAGSTDTRRAIQIANPFASGGGPGCPTETRTKLHYYNPCSFADPLSGSLITTPITDAATAIQYLGGRDNQIYGPGYYGVNMSIFKNFTTWHKQYFQFRADSFNVLNHPTLANPSSSSDSSSGGQITGPKTFQNNTPDARFFQLSLKYEF, encoded by the coding sequence ATGACGGAAAAGAATTCGCAAAAGGGTTCTGCACGAGCCCGATATTATTCGCTGTTGTTGATCTTCCTGCTGGCCCTGACCTTTACCGGCCAGAGGGCAATGGCCCAGGTAGACCAGGGCGCTATTACAGGTGTCGTACAAGACGGCACAGGCGCGATCGTTCCCGCGGCTAAAGTCGTTGTGAGGAACATCGACACGGGGTTGGTGCTGGAAGGCACGTCCAATGGAAGCGGCGTCTATGTGTTTTCGCCTTTGAAGATCGGAAACTATACGGTCAGCGCGACAGCGAAGGGTTTTCAGACCACCATGCAGGAAAACATTCACCTCGATGCTCAACAGAGGCTGAATATTGTCATCGCCCTTCAGCCTGGTGTTGTGTCGGAAACTGTAACCGTCACGACCGCTCCCCCCTTGCTTGAGACTCAGACCAGCGAAGTGGCGCAGGTGATCAGCAGCGAGACCATCAACAACACACCTCTGAATGGCCGTAACTTCGTTTATATCGCCCAGTTGACCGCCGGCGTTGCACCTCCTTTCGGAAACACTCGAGGCGCAGGCACCGGCGACTTTGTCGCGAACGGACAGCGGACATCGCAAAACAATTTCATCCTGGATGGAGTCGACAACAATACCAACCTGGTCGACTTCCTGAATGGGTCCAGCTACGTTGTTCGTCCCCCGCCTGATGCCTTGTCGGAGTTCAGTCTGCAGACGAGCAATTTCAGCGCGGAGTTCGGACACTCTGCCGGCGCTGTTTTGAGTGCCAGCATCAAATCGGGTACGAATCAGATTCACGGAAGCTTGTGGGAGTACATCCGCAACACGGACCTGGACGCGACAAACTGGAATGCGCTGACCACACCGCCGTACCACCAGAATCAATTCGGAGCTACGCTCGGACTGCCGATCTGGAAGGATAAGCTCTTCTACTTTGGCGATACAGAAGCCAATCGAATCGCTTACAGCAACCCCGGCACCTATAGCGTGCCTACCGCCCTTGAGCGGCAGGGAAACTTTACGGAGCTTCTGGATGCGAACCTGAATGGTCAGAGCGTTCAGCTCTATCAGCCGAATTCAGGAGGCGGCGCAGCCAATAAGTTGTCTTGTAACGGTCAAAATAACGTGCTTTGCCCTGGGCAGATCGACGCGGTGGCCCAGAATATTTTGAACCTGTACCCTGCAGCCAATGCGAATGGCGGGAAGACCTTCAATAACTACACGGTCAACACTCCCACGCATAACAATACGTATCAATGGGACCAACGGCTCGATTGGAACATCAGTGCCCGGGACCAGGCCTATGCGCGTTACAGCTATGTGCACCAAATTACAGTGAACGGACTTCCTCTCGGCAACCCGCTTGACGGCAGTGGATATGGTGGAGAAAATGACGTCAATCTGGCGCAGAATTTTGTCGGCAGCGAAACGCATTTTTTCACCCCTACCCTCACCAATGAGTTCCGCTTTAGTTTCAATGCAGGGCGGTTCTCCTTCCTTCAGCCAAATGCGAATGTCGACCTGGCCCCAACTTTAGGTCTGGGTGGTGTTCCTTTCACTCCGAACGAAGGCGGATTGCCGCTTGGCAGTGTTACCGGTATTAGTAACTGGGGCTCGCAGGGTACATCGAATGAATCGCAGAATGTTTACCAGATCCTCGATAACGTGTCGAAGACGCTGGGTAACCATTCTCTGAAGGCCGGCGTATCCTTCCAGGCGATTCGGTTTTTCTACAGGTACGCTCCGTCAAACCTCGGGAACTATTACTTTACCGGTCTATACACAAGCGATCCTGCTGTAAGCGCGGTGACGGGCTCCGGCGTGGCCGATTTTCTTGCCGACCAGATCAACACCTCTGCCATCTCCAGTGCTCCGAACGTGAACGATGCCTTGTGGTATAACTCGGCATATTTTCAGGATGACTGGAAATTGACCCCACGGCTGACACTCAATCTGGGGTTGAGGTATGACTACTACCAGCCCTACAAGGAAAATTCCGGTAGCCAGGAGAACTTTATCCCTGACGAAAGCTCGCTTGGAGTAGGGACTGGATCCGGCACTTTGATCCTGCCCAAGAAGATTCAGAACTCAGTTTCTCTTGGCAGCGTCTTCCCGGGGATTCTGGCTAAGGACCATATCGGCATTCAGTATGTCGACAATGAACGTCTGGCTACAGGTCAGAAGACGAACTTTGCGCCGCGTGTGGGAGTTGCGTATCAGGTGGACCCACAGACGGTGCTTCGCGCCGGCTTTGGTATTTTTTATGGCGGCCTGGAGAGCAATGGCGGCAACAATCTGGGGGATAACTTCCCTTTCAGAGGGCAGATCAATATCAACCCCAAATCCTGTACGTTGGGTAATTGCCCTTCGAATGGAACTACGTTGGAGACAGGTCTGTCAGCCTATCTTGGCAACGGCATTCTGGATGCTGTCAATACGCCGGGATTCCATGCTGTTGATAGCCAGATCAAGACCCCGTACACGATGAACTACAACGTGTCGTTCCAACAGCAGCTATCGACCAATATAGCGACAACCATCAGCTATGTTGGAAATGTGTCGCGCCACCTGGGTACCTACATCGATCCGAATACTGTTCGCGCGCTCTATCCGGCCGGCACGAGCACGCAGCAGTTGCAGCCGTTTCCCGATCTGGGTGGCGTCGGCACGATCCACTATGGCGGGGTAAGCACTTATAACTCACTGCAGTTGAAGGCGGAGAAACGGGCCTCTCACGGCTTGAGCTTCCTGGCTACTTACACCTGGGCGCACTCACTGGATGACACCGGCTCTGCTGGTGGCCTCTCAACCGGAATCGGAGACCGGCAACGGGCGATTATTCCGATCATTGAGGAGTACACCAATTCGGTCTATGACGTTCGAAATCGCTTCACGCTGAATGGCAACTATGTTCTGCCTTTTGGCAGAGGACAGGCGTTCTTGAATCGTTCGGGATTGTTGGACCGGGTTGTTGGTGGTTGGTCCAGCAGCTTGACCTTCGCGGCTCAGAGCGGAACTCCGTTTACCGTCAGCGCCAGCAATAGTGGGCCGGCTGGGTCGACAGATACCAGGAGAGCGATTCAGATCGCGAATCCCTTCGCCTCTGGTGGAGGCCCCGGATGCCCCACTGAAACCAGGACGAAGTTGCACTATTACAACCCGTGCTCCTTTGCAGATCCTCTGTCCGGCAGCCTTATCACTACGCCGATCACGGATGCTGCAACAGCAATTCAATATCTCGGCGGAAGGGATAACCAGATTTATGGACCTGGATACTACGGCGTGAATATGTCGATCTTCAAGAACTTCACGACGTGGCACAAGCAATACTTCCAGTTCCGTGCTGACTCCTTCAACGTTCTCAATCACCCAACTCTCGCGAACCCCTCCAGCTCGAGCGATAGCTCAAGCGGCGGCCAGATCACGGGACCCAAGACGTTCCAGAACAATACTCCAGATGCTCGATTCTTCCAGCTATCGCTGAAGTACGAGTTCTAA